One genomic segment of Centropristis striata isolate RG_2023a ecotype Rhode Island chromosome 13, C.striata_1.0, whole genome shotgun sequence includes these proteins:
- the raver1 gene encoding ribonucleoprotein PTB-binding 1 isoform X1 → MAAVVSVSTAAARDETTDTGLSVAPRPLHENYDLAADHESWMSGDRRYPELGPGEEDSDRECQRRVDEDLTSLSPDEIECRLERTRREFYNRRKIIIKNLPSDVNNQEVHELLGNYDLKYCFVDKYKGTAFVTLLNGEQAQCAIKDFHQHVLRDREISVQLQPTDALLCIANLPRAFTQQQFEELVRPFGNLERCFLVYSASTGHSKGYGFVEYMKKDSAARAKSELLGKQLGSRMLYVHWTEVGSLTYPLLHSKCLCVDRLPPSLLTAQDLRNALADTHAPVFCQLAQGQDGSFRRFAVLEFASAEMAEEAQRLTDGRLLGGTHIRVSFCAPGPPGRSMLAALIAAQTMAVNRGKGLLPDPTAMQILTGLNNPATLKMLLNPLSQGPKQGLLGAAPTMPLLANPALSAALLQLLLQNQAKAQQQAGLIGENPLANLPVQQGVHLLGDLPQGGVVSGLGLQADPLAPLKPMPLGRSLAREQESPTAACTFPQTSSPTLQGISMPLMGGMMGADGLTAQGVSILGDPPKDVNHPQSAFLNVNNVFPSGGSCRPHPYRKRPTLSNVSNQHTHQSIQPNYNLRYQDSYSPEYPALHQDPLAHLYEQQENLDTGALAGFGQQLSHHPDYSERFSHYGYPPSEPHMSSYFSSGPEASSNGSLPTTHLNRAVGMPPVSHTTNYPPGLGNTSKTPIGSHKRVFSRLIPSPEPSPEGGYVGQHSQGLGGHYADSYLKRKRIF, encoded by the exons ATGGCGGCCGTCGTGTCTGTTAGCACAGCTGCTGCCAGAGATGAAACTACAGACACAGGGCTCAGTGTCGCCCCTCGCCCGCTTCACGAAAATTACGACCTCGCTGCGGATCACGAAAGCTGGATGTCCGGAGACCGCCGGTACCCCGAACTCGGACCCGGCGAAGAGGACTCGGACCGCGAGTGTCAGCGGAGGGTCGACGAGGACTTGACATCACTGAGCCCCGACGAGATTGAGTGCCGCTTAGAGAGAACTCGCCGGGAGTTTTACAACcgtagaaaaataataattaaaaacctGCCCTCCGACGTTAATAATCAG GAGGTGCATGAGCTCTTGGGCAACTATGACCTGAAGTACTGCTTCGTTGACAAATACAAAGGCACAG CGTTTGTGACACTGCTCAATGGGGAACAGGCACAGTGTGCCATCAAAGACTTCCACCAGCATGTGCTACGGGACAGGGAGATCTCTGTGCAGCTGCAGCCAACAGACGCTCTGCTATGCATCGCCAACCTGCCCCGCGCTTTCACCCAGCAGCAGTTTGAGGAGCTGGTGCGGCCCTTTGGGAACCTGGAGCGCTGCTTTCTGGTCTACAGCGCCTCCACGGGGCACTCCAAGGGTTATGGCTTTGTGGAGTACATGAAGAAGGACTCGGCTGCCAGAGCCAAGTCAGAGCTACTAGGAAAGCAGCTGGGCTCCCGCATGCTGTATGTCCACTGGACTGAAGTGGGCTCCCTCACATATCCGCTGCTGCACTCTAAATGCCTGTGCGTGGACCGCCTGCCCCCGAGCCTGCTGACGGCCCAAGACCTCCGCAACGCCCTGGCTGACACCCATGCACCAGTCTTCTGCCAG TTGGCTCAGGGACAAGATGGAAGTTTCCGGCGGTTTGCGGTGTTGGAGTTTGCCTCAGCTGAGATGGCCGAGGAGGCACAGCGACTCACTGATGGCAGGCTGCTGGGCGGGACACACATCAGGGTGTCCTTCTGTGCCCCAGGACCTCCTGGGAGAAGCATGTTGGCTGCTCTGATCGCTGCCCAAACCATG GCTGTGAACAGGGGAAAAGGTCTCCTCCCTGATCCCACAGCCATGCAAATACTTACAGGCCTCAATAACCCCGCCACCCTCAAGATGCTGCTCAACCCGCTGTCACAGGGACCCAAACAAG GCCTCCTCGGGGCAGCTCCCACGATGCCCCTGCTGGCCAACCCCGCCCTCTCCGCCGCCCTGCTCCAGCTGCTCCTTCAGAACCAGGCCAAGGCGCAGCAG CAGGCAGGACTCATCGGGGAGAATCCTCTGGCTAATCTGCCTGTCCAGCAGGGAGTCCATCTGCTCGGAGACCTGCCCCAAG GTGGTGTAGTCTCAGGGCTTGGTCTCCAGGCAGATCCTCTGGCCCCTCTGAAGCCAATGCCACTTGGCAGATCCCTGGCAAGGGAGCAGGAGTCTCCCACAGCAGCGTGCACCTTCCCCCAGACTTCCTCTCCCACCCTGCAGGGCATCTCCATGCCCCTGATGGGTGGCATGATGGGAGCAGATGGCCTCACAGCACAAGGG GTATCCATACTTGGAGATCCTCCCAAAGATGTGAACCATCCCCAGAGTGCCTTCCTCAATGTCAACAATGTTTTTCCCTCAG GAGGAAGCTGCAGACCTCACCCCTATAGGAAGAGGCCTACGCTAAGCAATGTGTCCAACCAGCACACACACCAGAGCATACAGCCAAATTACAACCTGCGCTACCAGGACTCCTACAGCCCAGAATATCCTGCTCTACACCAG GATCCTCTGGCCCACCTCTATGAACAGCAGGAGAACCTTGATACTGGAGCCTTGGCAGGATTCGGTCAGCAG CTCTCTCATCACCCCGACTACAGTGAGCGTTTTTCCCACTACGGTTATCCTCCCAGCGAACCTCATATGTCCTCATACTTCAGCTCAGGGCCTGAGGCCTCCAGTAACGGTAGCCTCCCAACCACCCATCTCAACAGG GCTGTGGGAATGCCTCCTGTGAGCCACACCACTAACTACCCCCCAGGCCTGGGGAACACTTCGAAG ACTCCCATTGGTAGCCACAAGCGTGTGTTCTCCCGGCTGATCCCATCTCCGGAGCCGAGCCCCGAGGGCGGCTACGTGGGCCAGCACTCCCAGGGCCTCGGTGGCCATTATGCAGACTCCTACCTGAAGCGAAAGCGTATATTCTAA
- the raver1 gene encoding ribonucleoprotein PTB-binding 1 isoform X2 translates to MAAVVSVSTAAARDETTDTGLSVAPRPLHENYDLAADHESWMSGDRRYPELGPGEEDSDRECQRRVDEDLTSLSPDEIECRLERTRREFYNRRKIIIKNLPSDVNNQEVHELLGNYDLKYCFVDKYKGTAFVTLLNGEQAQCAIKDFHQHVLRDREISVQLQPTDALLCIANLPRAFTQQQFEELVRPFGNLERCFLVYSASTGHSKGYGFVEYMKKDSAARAKSELLGKQLGSRMLYVHWTEVGSLTYPLLHSKCLCVDRLPPSLLTAQDLRNALADTHAPVFCQLAQGQDGSFRRFAVLEFASAEMAEEAQRLTDGRLLGGTHIRVSFCAPGPPGRSMLAALIAAQTMAVNRGKGLLPDPTAMQILTGLNNPATLKMLLNPLSQGPKQGLLGAAPTMPLLANPALSAALLQLLLQNQAKAQQAGLIGENPLANLPVQQGVHLLGDLPQGGVVSGLGLQADPLAPLKPMPLGRSLAREQESPTAACTFPQTSSPTLQGISMPLMGGMMGADGLTAQGVSILGDPPKDVNHPQSAFLNVNNVFPSGGSCRPHPYRKRPTLSNVSNQHTHQSIQPNYNLRYQDSYSPEYPALHQDPLAHLYEQQENLDTGALAGFGQQLSHHPDYSERFSHYGYPPSEPHMSSYFSSGPEASSNGSLPTTHLNRAVGMPPVSHTTNYPPGLGNTSKTPIGSHKRVFSRLIPSPEPSPEGGYVGQHSQGLGGHYADSYLKRKRIF, encoded by the exons ATGGCGGCCGTCGTGTCTGTTAGCACAGCTGCTGCCAGAGATGAAACTACAGACACAGGGCTCAGTGTCGCCCCTCGCCCGCTTCACGAAAATTACGACCTCGCTGCGGATCACGAAAGCTGGATGTCCGGAGACCGCCGGTACCCCGAACTCGGACCCGGCGAAGAGGACTCGGACCGCGAGTGTCAGCGGAGGGTCGACGAGGACTTGACATCACTGAGCCCCGACGAGATTGAGTGCCGCTTAGAGAGAACTCGCCGGGAGTTTTACAACcgtagaaaaataataattaaaaacctGCCCTCCGACGTTAATAATCAG GAGGTGCATGAGCTCTTGGGCAACTATGACCTGAAGTACTGCTTCGTTGACAAATACAAAGGCACAG CGTTTGTGACACTGCTCAATGGGGAACAGGCACAGTGTGCCATCAAAGACTTCCACCAGCATGTGCTACGGGACAGGGAGATCTCTGTGCAGCTGCAGCCAACAGACGCTCTGCTATGCATCGCCAACCTGCCCCGCGCTTTCACCCAGCAGCAGTTTGAGGAGCTGGTGCGGCCCTTTGGGAACCTGGAGCGCTGCTTTCTGGTCTACAGCGCCTCCACGGGGCACTCCAAGGGTTATGGCTTTGTGGAGTACATGAAGAAGGACTCGGCTGCCAGAGCCAAGTCAGAGCTACTAGGAAAGCAGCTGGGCTCCCGCATGCTGTATGTCCACTGGACTGAAGTGGGCTCCCTCACATATCCGCTGCTGCACTCTAAATGCCTGTGCGTGGACCGCCTGCCCCCGAGCCTGCTGACGGCCCAAGACCTCCGCAACGCCCTGGCTGACACCCATGCACCAGTCTTCTGCCAG TTGGCTCAGGGACAAGATGGAAGTTTCCGGCGGTTTGCGGTGTTGGAGTTTGCCTCAGCTGAGATGGCCGAGGAGGCACAGCGACTCACTGATGGCAGGCTGCTGGGCGGGACACACATCAGGGTGTCCTTCTGTGCCCCAGGACCTCCTGGGAGAAGCATGTTGGCTGCTCTGATCGCTGCCCAAACCATG GCTGTGAACAGGGGAAAAGGTCTCCTCCCTGATCCCACAGCCATGCAAATACTTACAGGCCTCAATAACCCCGCCACCCTCAAGATGCTGCTCAACCCGCTGTCACAGGGACCCAAACAAG GCCTCCTCGGGGCAGCTCCCACGATGCCCCTGCTGGCCAACCCCGCCCTCTCCGCCGCCCTGCTCCAGCTGCTCCTTCAGAACCAGGCCAAGGCGCAGCAG GCAGGACTCATCGGGGAGAATCCTCTGGCTAATCTGCCTGTCCAGCAGGGAGTCCATCTGCTCGGAGACCTGCCCCAAG GTGGTGTAGTCTCAGGGCTTGGTCTCCAGGCAGATCCTCTGGCCCCTCTGAAGCCAATGCCACTTGGCAGATCCCTGGCAAGGGAGCAGGAGTCTCCCACAGCAGCGTGCACCTTCCCCCAGACTTCCTCTCCCACCCTGCAGGGCATCTCCATGCCCCTGATGGGTGGCATGATGGGAGCAGATGGCCTCACAGCACAAGGG GTATCCATACTTGGAGATCCTCCCAAAGATGTGAACCATCCCCAGAGTGCCTTCCTCAATGTCAACAATGTTTTTCCCTCAG GAGGAAGCTGCAGACCTCACCCCTATAGGAAGAGGCCTACGCTAAGCAATGTGTCCAACCAGCACACACACCAGAGCATACAGCCAAATTACAACCTGCGCTACCAGGACTCCTACAGCCCAGAATATCCTGCTCTACACCAG GATCCTCTGGCCCACCTCTATGAACAGCAGGAGAACCTTGATACTGGAGCCTTGGCAGGATTCGGTCAGCAG CTCTCTCATCACCCCGACTACAGTGAGCGTTTTTCCCACTACGGTTATCCTCCCAGCGAACCTCATATGTCCTCATACTTCAGCTCAGGGCCTGAGGCCTCCAGTAACGGTAGCCTCCCAACCACCCATCTCAACAGG GCTGTGGGAATGCCTCCTGTGAGCCACACCACTAACTACCCCCCAGGCCTGGGGAACACTTCGAAG ACTCCCATTGGTAGCCACAAGCGTGTGTTCTCCCGGCTGATCCCATCTCCGGAGCCGAGCCCCGAGGGCGGCTACGTGGGCCAGCACTCCCAGGGCCTCGGTGGCCATTATGCAGACTCCTACCTGAAGCGAAAGCGTATATTCTAA
- the tyk2 gene encoding non-receptor tyrosine-protein kinase TYK2, whose protein sequence is MSRSGWSRRSRSGTSPGLSEPPQGPGIHVYLFWSKEGERYLSHTSGRVTAEELCISAAEAVGITPLCHVLFALYNPQLRCWYSPNHDFSQDNSSHILHYCMRFYFRNWHGLNKEPKVSRYALRSGTNPEGSPLLEITSLEYLFHQAKYEFVNEVIEMEEVQTEEELSSFKNESLGMAVLQLSHQAMQTGSTLQDVAEKVSFLGCIPRSFAKHISRDNFLTKIRIRRVFGEFVRTFQQHTVDTGRLGLHEIMYKYISTLEHLAPRFGTETFAVSHLELREDGDESSSYSNSNHAQGASKDNFKGPPTHEIMVSGTKGLQWRDLSGQKAQANPYMRNDYMKKTKQQSSQQNANTPNKWTFFCDFPEITHIAITEDRVCISTQDNHCMEVQMNSSQEARSFISLLDGYNRLTAFAHNYLCLEVAPPRVVLSIANGLHGPMHDDFVLLKLKKEAAEEGAFLVRWSGLDYHRIILAVLNKNGNGSKPSHKQFRIQLKGSKFCLEGWDREFSSVKELTESLKTFVLKSGSDSFTVKRCCWPKQAELSNLLVMRQGVHTETMNLNSLNQVRFHQIKDRDIVQKQHLGRGTRTNIYSGTLMVQGGGENDMDDESNNNLNDRKGIPVVLKILDQSDKDIDIGFLETASLMSQVSHSHLVFVHGVSVKGSENIMVEEFVEFGPLDVFLRKEKASVTPQWKFIVAKQLASALNYLEAKRLVHGNVCAKNILVARRGLEHGTTPFVKLSDPGIAFSVLSREERLERIPWIAPECVDSGALIGNAADQWSFGVTLLEICNNGDLPMSGSTLSEKERFYQQKGRLAEPSSQELASFISMCLTYEPMERPSFLTVLRELTEIMIKNPDISPSETLPDTDPSVFHKRYLKMMRVLGEGHFGKVTLYLYDPANDGTGERVAVKALKQENGHVPEGWMKEIEILKSLYHSNIVKYKGCCTELGGQVVQLIMEYLPLGSLKEYLPKRKLGVPQCLMFAQQICQGMEYLHSKRYIHRDLAARNVLVENDSVVKIGDFGLTKYIPEGEIYYRVREDGDSPVFWYAIECLKESKFSFSSDIWSFGITLYEILTRCEHRQSPPIKFFEMMEGAQGQMTVMVLIKLLEKNMRLPRPKDCPLEVKTLMEQCWAADPAQRPSFRSLIEKFEAIRQTYAWQSNINFSSAQIC, encoded by the exons ATGTCCAGAAGTGGGTGGTCGAGGCGTTCAAGATCGGGGACATCTCCGGGCCTGAGTGAGCCCCCTCAGGGTCCTGGCATCCATGTTTACCTGTTCTGGTCAAAGGAAGGGGAGAGATATTTGTCCCACACAAGTGGGAGAGTCACAGCAGAGGAGCTGTGCATCTCGGCTGCAGAGGCAGTAG GGATAACTCCTCTGTGCCATGTGTTGTTCGCTCTGTACAATCCACAATTACGCTGCTGGTACAGCCCTAACCACGACTTCAGCCAAGACAACTCAAGCCACATACTTCACTACTGTATGAG GTTTTACTTTCGGAACTGGCATGGACTAAATAAGGAGCCAAAGGTATCCCGTTATGCTCTCAGATCTGGAACAAATCCGGAGGGTTCTCCTCTGCTTGAAATCACATCCTTAGAATACTTGTTCCACCAG GCTAAATATGAATTTGTGAACGAAGTAATAGAGATGGAAGAAGTTCAGACAGAGGAAGAGCTGAGCAGCTTTAAGAATGAGAGCTTGGGGATGGCTGTGCTTCAGCTCTCACACCAGGCGATGCAAACCGGCAGTACCTTACAAGACGTTGCAGAAAAAGTCAG CTTCTTGGGCTGCATTCCAAGGTCTTTCGCCAAACACATTTCCAGAGACAACTTCCTGACAAAAATCAGGATCCGGAGGGTGTTTGGGGAGTTTGTGCGGACCTTCCAGCAACACACTGTGGACACGGGGCGGCTGGGCCTCCATGAGATTATGTATAAATACATATCTACTCTCGAACACTTGGCCCCACGCTTTGGAACAGAGACCTTTGCTGTGTCTCATCTGGAGCTGAGAGAGGATGGGGATGAAAGCAGCTCCTACTCCAACTCCAACCATGCGCAGGGTGCCTCCAAGGACAACTTCAAAGGCCCCCCCACACATGAGATAATGGTGTCCGGCACCAAGGGGCTTCAATGGAGGGATTTGTCGGGTCAGAAG GCGCAGGCAAACCCTTACATGAGGAATGACtacatgaagaaaacaaaacagcagtCGAGCCAACAGAACGCAAACACTCCCAACAAATGGACCTTCTTCTGTGATTTCCCTGAAATAACTCACATAGCCATCACTGAAGATAGAGTGTGCATTAGCACTCAGGACAACCACTGCATG gaGGTTCAGATGAACTCCAGCCAGGAGGCCCGTTCCTTCATCTCCCTCCTAGATGGATACAACCGGCTGACTGCTTTCGCCCACAACTATCTTTGTCTTGAAGTGGCTCCCCCAAGGGTAGTGCTGAGTATAGCAAATGGACTGCATGGACCGATGCA TGACGATTTTGTGCTGCTGAAGCTTAAAAAGGAGGCAGCGGAGGAGGGAGCTTTCCTCGTACGTTGGAGTGGCCTCGACTATCACCGCATCATCCTCGCTGTCCTGAACAAAAATGGG AATGGATCAAAGCCAAGCCACAAGCAGTTTCGGATTCAGCTCAAGGGTTCGAAGTTCTGTCTGGAAGGCTGGGATCGAGAATTTTCCAGCGTGAAGGAGCTCACAGAAAGCCTGAAGACCTTTGTACTTAAATCTGGTTCAGACAGCTTTACTGTCAAAAGATGCTGTTGGCCAAAACAAgcag AGCTGTCCAACCTCCTGGTGATGAGGCAAGGTGTTCACACTGAAACCATGAACCTGAACTCCCTCAACCAAGTACGCTTCCACCAGATAAAGGACAGAGACATTGTACAG AAACAGCATTTGGGCCGTGGGACAAGAACTAACATCTACTCAGGAACTCTGATGGTGCAAGGTGGAGGAGAAAATGATATGGATGATGAGTCCAACAACAACCTAAATGACCGCAAAGGGATCCCAGTGGTTCTTAAGATCCTTGACCAAAGCGACAAAGATATTGATATA GGATTTTTGGAAACTGCAAGTCTCATGAGCCAGGTGTCCCACAGTCATCTGGTGTTTGTACATGGCGTGTCAGTCAAAGGATCTGAAA ACATCATGGTGGAAGAATTTGTGGAGTTCGGGCCTCTCGACGTTTTTCTTCGCAAAGAAAAGGCATCTGTGACTCCTCAGTGGAAATTCATTGTTGCAAAACAACTTGCCAGTGCCCTCAATTATCTT GAGGCCAAACGGCTGGTTCATGGAAACGTCTGTGCCAAGAACATCCTGGTTGCGAGGCGTGGTTTGGAGCATGGCACGACTCCTTTCGTCAAGCTGAGTGACCCAGGAATCGCCTTTAGTGTCCTTTCACGGGAAG AGCGTCTTGAGCGTATTCCATGGATCGCCCCTGAATGTGTTGATAGCGGTGCACTCATTGGCAATGCTGCTGACCAGTGGAGCTTTGGTGTTACTCTGCTTGAAATCTGCAACAATGGCGACCTTCCCATGAGTGGCAGCACTTTGTCCGAG AAAGAGCGCTTTTATCAGCAAAAGGGCCGTTTGGCTGAACCGTCCTCCCAAGAACTGGCCAGCTTCATCAGCATGTGTCTGACCTACGAACCGATGGAGAGGCCTTCGTTCCTCACTGTGCTCAGAGAGCTCAcagaaatcatgatcaaaa ATCCAGATATATCCCCCAGTGAAACTCTCCCTGACACAGACCCGAGTGTGTTCCATAAGCGCTACCTGAAAATGATGCGGGTTTTGGGAGAG GGTCACTTTGGAAAGGTGACTCTCTACTTGTACGACCCGGCCAACGATGGGACAGGGGAGCGTGTGGCGGTGAAGGCTTTGAAACAAGAGAACGGTCATGTGCCTGAGGGCTGGATGAAAGAGATCGAGATCCTGAAGTCCCTCTATCACAGCAACATCGTCAAGTACAAAGGCTGTTGCACTGAACTGG GCGGACAAGTGGTGCAGCTGATCATGGAGTACCTTCCTCTGGGGAGTTTGAAAGAGTACCTTCCCAAACGGAAACTGGGAGTGCCTCAGTGCCTAATGTTTGCTCAGCAGATCTGTCAG GGTATGGAGTACTTGCACTCGAAGCGCTACATCCATCGAGACCTGGCTGCCCGTAATGTCTTGGTGGAAAATGACAGTGTGGTGAAGATCGGAGACTTTGGCCTGACAAAATACATCCCTGAAGGCGAGATATACTATCGTGTCCGTGAGGATGGGGACAGTCCAGTGTTCTG GTATGCCATTGAGTGCTTGAAGGAGAGTAAGTTTTCCTTTTCCTCTGACATTTGGTCCTTCGGCATCACGTTGTATGAGATCCTGACCCGCTGTGAACATCGCCAAAGCCCTCCAATA aagtTCTTTGAAATGATGGAGGGAGCCCAGGGACAGATGACTGTGATGGTACTCATAAAACTGTTGGAGAAAAACATGCGATTGCCTCGTCCCAAAGACTGCCCACTTGAG GTGAAGACGCTTATGGAGCAGTGTTGGGCTGCAGATCCTGCACAACGCCCATCATTCAGATCACTCATCGAAAAGTTTGAGGCTATTCGCCAAACGTACGCCTGGCAGTCTAATATAAACTTTTCCTCAGCTCAGATTTGCTGA